The Pygocentrus nattereri isolate fPygNat1 chromosome 17, fPygNat1.pri, whole genome shotgun sequence genome window below encodes:
- the si:dkey-202l22.6 gene encoding interferon-induced very large GTPase 1 isoform X1 yields the protein MSLHRQRPPEKGTKTTEIVSETDRDKQIFLQLLDLHRQKVTPIDLTSMLYISSSCLEDKFPQNPTELSNAFLRRLWLYHPQARSSSCEVVAGAYAVARPPEMNENSQCAINPLDLVAAVYMTTNSFLQQEITYRMVQCNFAVPLYLPPVYPEKKGTFILCPFRSVLGRWKLHSLDGSRSSIMKNMASSRMPLLSAVRLGHCSISKSGVLNSVLGGPHESNKCFINRDTDGGQLPRVLSDGLVEVSWNLSPVDHCNTNFPQPVLMANLRGDAADYDKQVSLLCYASAVLIVFCGNFGMKEKKLLSSWRDNASHMILIDCSIETEEDSQENGNVKMKHLLMKDLELPQESIINGPNDNEETLAEKLRAALNILIPHLHTTNLVATAGMASDLNIKVDEDQICQIAFSEVEGVLNGIETGVSKFIEEQLPLQGTLWKRLCQAEKEECRLKSQEPSREMGGLIEELMSYNLTAAMKKFIEALSTYDMTKRAFFLSWMRVKLQVMQLDKLSDTEGECQQEPCIGLEHFLREMGLVYERYFRGPNYDLYEMFRLPYLAAELLLYGVPLELFDGDTSVFPLNWVYSVLYEVYRQLPQYTRIRVLTTLGFNNSKNAEILSALFGVNFPKWGQRHIKGAFMLLLSLPDNIRINLDCEFLMLISTEVLNSPHSRQEDGSLMHDNEVATFVSGLSDITLVNLPKGGQAGTVNNLQLAVNVILRTKDSERRPSFQVISEGPAKDAKIMSCIIDIVAQEKSLDNAETAFQTEGCINHNLAGLWTNYYSETAQISSDAALGLKQSLLSVFHEKATTCQPTCMGAFMEHMCNVWESVKNQQFAVEFGDTYVANALIGLCTKLIEGEEQLVDIMDYWVQGLHTKISELKENGDYRDTSEDILRILREDAEMQINSESEKIKSSLWDHLRQEDIDLSLIETYKTNVLKRMHFIQQQVTLGMNPKIESAIVRYELSAKMQALLEALEAALEVKLCSLLEGTKCNYIPIDDKQLTEEFTKVWNDMLSNVEIMPLETHDIHTCVVEQLKENLNSRGLKKQRIKLKNGKHLRGFTVKNGHFALRSKMKRTLKHNKEVAQRFTNNLIDDCDRRVSEKLRHKEGYSDSYMREILAIVDKGLEVLKLESFTMKPKFEVDLKGYISSKAIESFQQMRDLLKRESEMKEEFLNEMRERQMLDFLCNFHKRDQCQKAVHTFITLCLRPTALDFIHSTLERQILDHMLACDHKQVYTSPKNFHYHLLKDLLLEDSFEKFLEYLQSSERFCHKRIEDIILERLSGSVMIEDRREQRMQEICQRMERAIVLASEESGGDQSTARLLLERVCLILENLRNVTVPTDVLEEPLFEIIPQHEYFFNHLKESVAALSTSLAQDFNENEDVIEVSQDLSSKLQNLLFGHIKGCDKQCPFCKAPCDLGGTEHTVHEALMHRPKGLVCYTVADSITLSHVTCSADMAGENQFQNRHTGGQTLPYKNYQFIYPDWNIPPERPEKDDTETYWKYVLKRYNTRFAQVYQCEPALLPEDWKKITQEDALRNLKEAFYITE from the coding sequence TGTCTGAGACTGACAGAGACAAACAAATTTTCCTGCAATTGCTGGACCTACACAGGCAAAAAGTGACACCAATTGACCTCACATCTATGCTATACATAAGTTCCTCCTGCCTAGAAGACAAGTTTCCTCAAAACCCAACAGAACTTTCAAATGCATTCCTCAGGCGACTCTGGCTATATCACCCACAAGCTCGTAGCTCCTCTTGTGAGGTAGTAGCAGGAGCCTATGCCGTGGCAAGACCACCTGAGATGAATGAGAATTCACAATGTGCCATCAACCCTCTGGACTTGGTtgctgctgtttacatgactacAAACAGCTTCCTACAGCAGGAGATCACTTACAGAATGGTGCAGTGCAACTTTGCTGTGCCTCTGTACTTACCACCAGTTTATCCAGAGAAAAAAGGAACTTTTATACTTTGTCCTTTTAGAAGTGTTTTAGGCAGGTGGAAGTTACATTCTCTGGACGGGTCTAGAAGCAGTATCATGAAAAACATGGCCAGCTCCAGGATGCCACTTCTCTCAGCTGTGAGGTTAGGTCATTGCAGCATCTCAAAGTCAGGAGTACTGAACAGTGTACTTGGGGGCCCACATGAGTCAAACAAATGCTTTATAAATCGTGACACGGATGGAGGGCAGCTTCCACGAGTTCTCTCGGATGGCCTGGTGGAGGTGAGCTGGAATTTGTCTCCAGTAGATCACTGTAACACCAACTTCCCACAGCCTGTATTAATGGCCAATCTCAGAGGAGATGCAGCTGACTATGATAAACAAGTTAGTCTTCTATGCTATGCCTCTGCAGTTCTTATAGTATTCTGTGGTAATTTTgggatgaaagagaaaaaacttCTTTCTTCATGGAGGGATAATGCAAGCCACATGATTCTAATTGACTGCTCAATCGAAACGGAGGAAGATAGTCAAGAGAATGGAAATGTAAAGATGAAACATCTTTTGATGAAAGATCTAGAGCTGCCTCAAGAATCCATAATTAATGGACCAAATGACAATGAAGAGACACTCGCTGAGAAGTTGAGAGCTGCACTAAATATACTGATTCCACATCTGCATACTACAAACCTTGTCGCCACTGCTGGTATGGCCAGTGACCTCAATATAAAGGTTGATGAAGATCAAATCTGTCAAATAGCATTTAGTGAGGTTGAAGGGGTTCTAAACGGAATTGAAACTGGAGTAAGCAAGTTCATAGAAGAGCAACTGCCTCTACAGGGTACTTTGTGGAAAAGATTGTGTCAAGCAGAAAAGGAGGAATGCAGGCTCAAGAGCCAGGAGCCCAGTAGAGAAATGGGGGGCCTTATAGAGGAATTAATGAGTTACAATTTAACTGCAGCTATGAAAAAATTCATTGAGGCTCTCAGTACCTATGATATGACCAAGCGAGCCTTTTTCCTATCTTGGATGAGAGTAAAACTGCAAGTCATGCAGCTGGACAAACTGTCAGATACAGAGGGAGAATGCCAGCAGGAGCCTTGCATTGGCCTTGAGCACTTCCTACGTGAGATGGGGTTGGTCTATGAGAGATATTTTCGTGGCCCTAACTATGATTTGTATGAGATGTTCCGCTTGCCATATTTGGCTGCTGAACTACTCCTCTATGGAGTTCCCCTGGAGCTCTTTGATGGAGATACCTCTGTATTTCCCTTGAACTGGGTATATAGTGTGCTATATGAGGTGTACAGACAGCTGCCACAGTACACTCGAATAAGAGTTTTGACAACCTTAGGCTTCAATAACTCAAAAAATGCAGAGATTCTTTCTGCCTTGTTTGGGGTAAATTTCCCAAAATGGGGCCAAAGGCACATCAAAGGAGCCTTCATGCTTCTTCTTAGCCTACCTGATAATATTAGAATCAATCTGGACTGTGAATTTCTGATGTTAATTAGCACAGAGGTTTTGAACTCCCCACATTCAAGACAGGAAGATGGAAGCCTTATGCATGATAATGAAGTCGCCACCTTTGTCAGTGGGTTGAGTGACATTACATTGGTGAATTTACCAAAAGGAGGACAGGCTGGAACAGTGAATAATCTTCAGCTTGCAGTAAATGTTATTCTTCGCACTAAGGACTCAGAAAGAAGACCCAGCTTTCAGGTTATTTCTGAAGGACCTGCAAAAGATGCAAAGATCATGAGCTGCATAATTGACATAGTGGCTCAGGAGAAGTCCTTGGATAATGCAGAAACAGCATTTCAAACTGAAGGATGCATCAACCACAACTTGGCTGGTTTGTGGACTAACTACTATTCAGAAACTGCTCAGATATCTAGTGATGCTGCTCTGGGGCTGAAGCAGAGCCTGTTGTCTGTATTTCATGAGAAGGCAACCACATGCCAACCAACATGCATGGGTGCATTCATGGAGCATATGTGCAATGTATGGGAGTCTGTGAAAAATCAGCAATTTGCAGTTGAGTTTGGGGACACATATGTAGCCAATGCACTCATTGGTCTCTGCACTAAACTCATAGAAGGTGAGGAGCAACTTGTGGACATCATGGATTACTGGGTTCAAGGGCTGCATACCAAGATAAGTGAATTGAAAGAGAATGGAGACTATCGTGATACTTCAGAAGACATTCTCAGAATCTTAAGGGAAGATgcagaaatgcaaataaactcaGAGAGTGAAAAAATTAAGTCAAGTCTCTGGGATCACCTCAGACAGGAGGATATTGATTTGTCCCTTATAGaaacatataaaacaaatgTGCTAAAAAGAATGCACTTCATCCAACAACAAGTAACCCTTGGCATGAATCCAAAGATTGAGTCTGCGATAGTCAGATATGAATTGTCTGCTAAGATGCAAGCCTTGTTGGAAGCTCTGGAAGCAGCCTTAGAGGTCAAGTTATGCTCTCTTTTGGAGGGCACCAAGTGTAATTACATTCCTATTGATGACAAACAACTTACAGAGGAATTTACTAAAGTTTGGAATGACATGCTATCCAACGTTGAGATAATGCCTCTTGAGACACATGACATCCATACATGTGTAGTTGAACAGCTGAAAGAAAACTTAAATAGTCGTGGCCTAAAAAAGCAAAGGATTAAACTCAAAAATGGCAAACATCTGAGGGGTTTTACAGTGAAGAATGGGCATTTTGCTTTGCGTAGCAAGATGAAGCGAACCTTGAAGCATAACAAGGAGGTTGCACAGAGGTTCACTAACAATCTGATAGATGACTGTGATAGAAGAGTCTCTGAGAAACTAAGACATAAAGAGGGCTACTCTGACAGCTACATGAGAGAGATACTTGCAATTGTAGACAAAGGCTTAGAGGTCCTGAAACTGGAGTCATTCACAATGAAACCGAAATTTGAGGTGGATCTTAAAGGTTACATCTCCAGCAAAGCAATAGAGTCATTCCAACAAATGCGGGATCTACTCAAAAGAGAAAGCGAGATGAAAGAGGAATTCTTAAACGagatgagagaaagacaaaTGTTGGATTTCCTGTGTAATTTCCACAAGAGGGATCAATGCCAGAAGGCTGTACACACCTTTATTACTCTATGCCTCAGACCTACAGCCTTAGATTTTATCCACAGCACCTTAGAGAGACAAATTTTGGATCACATGTTGGCATGTGACCACAAACAAGTATATACCTCACCCAAGAATTTCCACTACCATCTTCTCAAAGATCTCTTGCTGGAGGATAGCTTTGAAAAGTTTCTTGAGTACTTGCAGTCCAGTGAGAGATTCTGTCACAAGAGAATTGAGGACATTATTCTGGAACGTCTGTCAGGCTCAGTGATGATAGAAGATCGGAGAGAGCAGCGTATGCAGGAAATTTGTCAGAGAATGGAAAGAGCTATTGTTCTGGCATCTGAAGAAAGTGGCGGGGATCAGAGCACTGCCAGACTGCTGCTGGAGAGAGTCTGCCTCATCCTTGAAAATCTTAGAAATGTAACTGTACCTACTGATGTCTTAGAGGAACCGCTGTTTGAAATTATCCCTCAACATGAGTACTTCTTCAACCACCTAAAAGAATCTGTGGCTGCGCTGTCAACATCCCTTGCTCAGGATTTCAATGAAAATGAGGATGTTATTGAAGTCTCACAAGACCTATCTTCTAAGCTCCAGAACCTTCTTTTTGGCCATATAAAAGGATGTGACAAGCAGTGTCCTTTCTGCAAAGCTCCGTGTGATTTGGGAGGAACAGAACATACCGTCCATGAAGCCTTGATGCATCGACCTAAAGGTCTTGTGTGTTACACTGTTGCAGATTCCATTACTTTATCCCATGTAACTTGCTCTGCTGATATGGCAGGAGAGAACCAGTTCCAAAATAGACACACTGGTGGACAGACCCTACCCTACAAAAACTATCAGTTCATCTACCCTGACTGGAACATTCCCCCTGAGAGGCCTGAGAAAGATGACACTGAAACATATTGGAAATATGTGCTCAAAAGATACAACACAAGGTTTGCTCAAGTGTACCAATGTGAGCCAGCTTTACTTCCTGAAGACTGGAAGAAAATAACACAAGAGGATGCATTAAGAAATCTAAAGGAAGCCTTTTACATTACAGAGTGA
- the si:dkey-202l22.6 gene encoding interferon-induced very large GTPase 1 isoform X2 encodes MLYISSSCLEDKFPQNPTELSNAFLRRLWLYHPQARSSSCEVVAGAYAVARPPEMNENSQCAINPLDLVAAVYMTTNSFLQQEITYRMVQCNFAVPLYLPPVYPEKKGTFILCPFRSVLGRWKLHSLDGSRSSIMKNMASSRMPLLSAVRLGHCSISKSGVLNSVLGGPHESNKCFINRDTDGGQLPRVLSDGLVEVSWNLSPVDHCNTNFPQPVLMANLRGDAADYDKQVSLLCYASAVLIVFCGNFGMKEKKLLSSWRDNASHMILIDCSIETEEDSQENGNVKMKHLLMKDLELPQESIINGPNDNEETLAEKLRAALNILIPHLHTTNLVATAGMASDLNIKVDEDQICQIAFSEVEGVLNGIETGVSKFIEEQLPLQGTLWKRLCQAEKEECRLKSQEPSREMGGLIEELMSYNLTAAMKKFIEALSTYDMTKRAFFLSWMRVKLQVMQLDKLSDTEGECQQEPCIGLEHFLREMGLVYERYFRGPNYDLYEMFRLPYLAAELLLYGVPLELFDGDTSVFPLNWVYSVLYEVYRQLPQYTRIRVLTTLGFNNSKNAEILSALFGVNFPKWGQRHIKGAFMLLLSLPDNIRINLDCEFLMLISTEVLNSPHSRQEDGSLMHDNEVATFVSGLSDITLVNLPKGGQAGTVNNLQLAVNVILRTKDSERRPSFQVISEGPAKDAKIMSCIIDIVAQEKSLDNAETAFQTEGCINHNLAGLWTNYYSETAQISSDAALGLKQSLLSVFHEKATTCQPTCMGAFMEHMCNVWESVKNQQFAVEFGDTYVANALIGLCTKLIEGEEQLVDIMDYWVQGLHTKISELKENGDYRDTSEDILRILREDAEMQINSESEKIKSSLWDHLRQEDIDLSLIETYKTNVLKRMHFIQQQVTLGMNPKIESAIVRYELSAKMQALLEALEAALEVKLCSLLEGTKCNYIPIDDKQLTEEFTKVWNDMLSNVEIMPLETHDIHTCVVEQLKENLNSRGLKKQRIKLKNGKHLRGFTVKNGHFALRSKMKRTLKHNKEVAQRFTNNLIDDCDRRVSEKLRHKEGYSDSYMREILAIVDKGLEVLKLESFTMKPKFEVDLKGYISSKAIESFQQMRDLLKRESEMKEEFLNEMRERQMLDFLCNFHKRDQCQKAVHTFITLCLRPTALDFIHSTLERQILDHMLACDHKQVYTSPKNFHYHLLKDLLLEDSFEKFLEYLQSSERFCHKRIEDIILERLSGSVMIEDRREQRMQEICQRMERAIVLASEESGGDQSTARLLLERVCLILENLRNVTVPTDVLEEPLFEIIPQHEYFFNHLKESVAALSTSLAQDFNENEDVIEVSQDLSSKLQNLLFGHIKGCDKQCPFCKAPCDLGGTEHTVHEALMHRPKGLVCYTVADSITLSHVTCSADMAGENQFQNRHTGGQTLPYKNYQFIYPDWNIPPERPEKDDTETYWKYVLKRYNTRFAQVYQCEPALLPEDWKKITQEDALRNLKEAFYITE; translated from the coding sequence ATGCTATACATAAGTTCCTCCTGCCTAGAAGACAAGTTTCCTCAAAACCCAACAGAACTTTCAAATGCATTCCTCAGGCGACTCTGGCTATATCACCCACAAGCTCGTAGCTCCTCTTGTGAGGTAGTAGCAGGAGCCTATGCCGTGGCAAGACCACCTGAGATGAATGAGAATTCACAATGTGCCATCAACCCTCTGGACTTGGTtgctgctgtttacatgactacAAACAGCTTCCTACAGCAGGAGATCACTTACAGAATGGTGCAGTGCAACTTTGCTGTGCCTCTGTACTTACCACCAGTTTATCCAGAGAAAAAAGGAACTTTTATACTTTGTCCTTTTAGAAGTGTTTTAGGCAGGTGGAAGTTACATTCTCTGGACGGGTCTAGAAGCAGTATCATGAAAAACATGGCCAGCTCCAGGATGCCACTTCTCTCAGCTGTGAGGTTAGGTCATTGCAGCATCTCAAAGTCAGGAGTACTGAACAGTGTACTTGGGGGCCCACATGAGTCAAACAAATGCTTTATAAATCGTGACACGGATGGAGGGCAGCTTCCACGAGTTCTCTCGGATGGCCTGGTGGAGGTGAGCTGGAATTTGTCTCCAGTAGATCACTGTAACACCAACTTCCCACAGCCTGTATTAATGGCCAATCTCAGAGGAGATGCAGCTGACTATGATAAACAAGTTAGTCTTCTATGCTATGCCTCTGCAGTTCTTATAGTATTCTGTGGTAATTTTgggatgaaagagaaaaaacttCTTTCTTCATGGAGGGATAATGCAAGCCACATGATTCTAATTGACTGCTCAATCGAAACGGAGGAAGATAGTCAAGAGAATGGAAATGTAAAGATGAAACATCTTTTGATGAAAGATCTAGAGCTGCCTCAAGAATCCATAATTAATGGACCAAATGACAATGAAGAGACACTCGCTGAGAAGTTGAGAGCTGCACTAAATATACTGATTCCACATCTGCATACTACAAACCTTGTCGCCACTGCTGGTATGGCCAGTGACCTCAATATAAAGGTTGATGAAGATCAAATCTGTCAAATAGCATTTAGTGAGGTTGAAGGGGTTCTAAACGGAATTGAAACTGGAGTAAGCAAGTTCATAGAAGAGCAACTGCCTCTACAGGGTACTTTGTGGAAAAGATTGTGTCAAGCAGAAAAGGAGGAATGCAGGCTCAAGAGCCAGGAGCCCAGTAGAGAAATGGGGGGCCTTATAGAGGAATTAATGAGTTACAATTTAACTGCAGCTATGAAAAAATTCATTGAGGCTCTCAGTACCTATGATATGACCAAGCGAGCCTTTTTCCTATCTTGGATGAGAGTAAAACTGCAAGTCATGCAGCTGGACAAACTGTCAGATACAGAGGGAGAATGCCAGCAGGAGCCTTGCATTGGCCTTGAGCACTTCCTACGTGAGATGGGGTTGGTCTATGAGAGATATTTTCGTGGCCCTAACTATGATTTGTATGAGATGTTCCGCTTGCCATATTTGGCTGCTGAACTACTCCTCTATGGAGTTCCCCTGGAGCTCTTTGATGGAGATACCTCTGTATTTCCCTTGAACTGGGTATATAGTGTGCTATATGAGGTGTACAGACAGCTGCCACAGTACACTCGAATAAGAGTTTTGACAACCTTAGGCTTCAATAACTCAAAAAATGCAGAGATTCTTTCTGCCTTGTTTGGGGTAAATTTCCCAAAATGGGGCCAAAGGCACATCAAAGGAGCCTTCATGCTTCTTCTTAGCCTACCTGATAATATTAGAATCAATCTGGACTGTGAATTTCTGATGTTAATTAGCACAGAGGTTTTGAACTCCCCACATTCAAGACAGGAAGATGGAAGCCTTATGCATGATAATGAAGTCGCCACCTTTGTCAGTGGGTTGAGTGACATTACATTGGTGAATTTACCAAAAGGAGGACAGGCTGGAACAGTGAATAATCTTCAGCTTGCAGTAAATGTTATTCTTCGCACTAAGGACTCAGAAAGAAGACCCAGCTTTCAGGTTATTTCTGAAGGACCTGCAAAAGATGCAAAGATCATGAGCTGCATAATTGACATAGTGGCTCAGGAGAAGTCCTTGGATAATGCAGAAACAGCATTTCAAACTGAAGGATGCATCAACCACAACTTGGCTGGTTTGTGGACTAACTACTATTCAGAAACTGCTCAGATATCTAGTGATGCTGCTCTGGGGCTGAAGCAGAGCCTGTTGTCTGTATTTCATGAGAAGGCAACCACATGCCAACCAACATGCATGGGTGCATTCATGGAGCATATGTGCAATGTATGGGAGTCTGTGAAAAATCAGCAATTTGCAGTTGAGTTTGGGGACACATATGTAGCCAATGCACTCATTGGTCTCTGCACTAAACTCATAGAAGGTGAGGAGCAACTTGTGGACATCATGGATTACTGGGTTCAAGGGCTGCATACCAAGATAAGTGAATTGAAAGAGAATGGAGACTATCGTGATACTTCAGAAGACATTCTCAGAATCTTAAGGGAAGATgcagaaatgcaaataaactcaGAGAGTGAAAAAATTAAGTCAAGTCTCTGGGATCACCTCAGACAGGAGGATATTGATTTGTCCCTTATAGaaacatataaaacaaatgTGCTAAAAAGAATGCACTTCATCCAACAACAAGTAACCCTTGGCATGAATCCAAAGATTGAGTCTGCGATAGTCAGATATGAATTGTCTGCTAAGATGCAAGCCTTGTTGGAAGCTCTGGAAGCAGCCTTAGAGGTCAAGTTATGCTCTCTTTTGGAGGGCACCAAGTGTAATTACATTCCTATTGATGACAAACAACTTACAGAGGAATTTACTAAAGTTTGGAATGACATGCTATCCAACGTTGAGATAATGCCTCTTGAGACACATGACATCCATACATGTGTAGTTGAACAGCTGAAAGAAAACTTAAATAGTCGTGGCCTAAAAAAGCAAAGGATTAAACTCAAAAATGGCAAACATCTGAGGGGTTTTACAGTGAAGAATGGGCATTTTGCTTTGCGTAGCAAGATGAAGCGAACCTTGAAGCATAACAAGGAGGTTGCACAGAGGTTCACTAACAATCTGATAGATGACTGTGATAGAAGAGTCTCTGAGAAACTAAGACATAAAGAGGGCTACTCTGACAGCTACATGAGAGAGATACTTGCAATTGTAGACAAAGGCTTAGAGGTCCTGAAACTGGAGTCATTCACAATGAAACCGAAATTTGAGGTGGATCTTAAAGGTTACATCTCCAGCAAAGCAATAGAGTCATTCCAACAAATGCGGGATCTACTCAAAAGAGAAAGCGAGATGAAAGAGGAATTCTTAAACGagatgagagaaagacaaaTGTTGGATTTCCTGTGTAATTTCCACAAGAGGGATCAATGCCAGAAGGCTGTACACACCTTTATTACTCTATGCCTCAGACCTACAGCCTTAGATTTTATCCACAGCACCTTAGAGAGACAAATTTTGGATCACATGTTGGCATGTGACCACAAACAAGTATATACCTCACCCAAGAATTTCCACTACCATCTTCTCAAAGATCTCTTGCTGGAGGATAGCTTTGAAAAGTTTCTTGAGTACTTGCAGTCCAGTGAGAGATTCTGTCACAAGAGAATTGAGGACATTATTCTGGAACGTCTGTCAGGCTCAGTGATGATAGAAGATCGGAGAGAGCAGCGTATGCAGGAAATTTGTCAGAGAATGGAAAGAGCTATTGTTCTGGCATCTGAAGAAAGTGGCGGGGATCAGAGCACTGCCAGACTGCTGCTGGAGAGAGTCTGCCTCATCCTTGAAAATCTTAGAAATGTAACTGTACCTACTGATGTCTTAGAGGAACCGCTGTTTGAAATTATCCCTCAACATGAGTACTTCTTCAACCACCTAAAAGAATCTGTGGCTGCGCTGTCAACATCCCTTGCTCAGGATTTCAATGAAAATGAGGATGTTATTGAAGTCTCACAAGACCTATCTTCTAAGCTCCAGAACCTTCTTTTTGGCCATATAAAAGGATGTGACAAGCAGTGTCCTTTCTGCAAAGCTCCGTGTGATTTGGGAGGAACAGAACATACCGTCCATGAAGCCTTGATGCATCGACCTAAAGGTCTTGTGTGTTACACTGTTGCAGATTCCATTACTTTATCCCATGTAACTTGCTCTGCTGATATGGCAGGAGAGAACCAGTTCCAAAATAGACACACTGGTGGACAGACCCTACCCTACAAAAACTATCAGTTCATCTACCCTGACTGGAACATTCCCCCTGAGAGGCCTGAGAAAGATGACACTGAAACATATTGGAAATATGTGCTCAAAAGATACAACACAAGGTTTGCTCAAGTGTACCAATGTGAGCCAGCTTTACTTCCTGAAGACTGGAAGAAAATAACACAAGAGGATGCATTAAGAAATCTAAAGGAAGCCTTTTACATTACAGAGTGA